In a single window of the Solidesulfovibrio sp. genome:
- a CDS encoding CreA family protein: MRLPHLCALAALLALAAAAPAAAEEIDCVTTEWKLVGANHKVCVNAFDDPEVPCVTCYMSQARTGGISGAVGLAEDPSEFSLDCRQTCAVVLPEKFPKKKKVFSEGTSVLFKDTEVSRFFDEKRKALIYLAVSRKIISGSPKNSISTVVIR; encoded by the coding sequence ATGCGCCTGCCCCACCTGTGCGCCCTGGCCGCCCTGCTCGCCCTGGCCGCCGCCGCGCCGGCCGCGGCCGAGGAGATCGACTGCGTCACCACCGAATGGAAGCTTGTGGGCGCCAACCACAAGGTCTGCGTCAACGCCTTCGACGACCCGGAAGTCCCCTGCGTGACCTGCTACATGAGCCAGGCCCGCACCGGCGGCATCTCCGGCGCCGTGGGCCTGGCCGAGGACCCGTCGGAATTCTCCCTGGACTGCCGCCAGACCTGCGCCGTGGTGCTTCCCGAAAAATTCCCCAAGAAAAAGAAGGTGTTTTCCGAGGGGACGTCGGTGCTGTTCAAGGACACCGAAGTGAGCCGTTTTTTCGACGAGAAGCGCAAGGCCCTGATCTACCTGGCCGTCAGCCGCAAGATCATCTCCGGCTCGCCCAAGAACTCCATCTCCACCGTGGTCATCCGCTAG